TCACTACGGATCTGTTGCGCCGGTGGACACCATTCGCCGATGCAGACTTTTACTTCTGTGGCCCCAAGCCTTTCATGCAAAACATTCACGCCTGTTTGCAAAAGCTGGGCGTTGACGAAACTCGAGTTCGTTACGAATTCTTTGGTCCCAAGGAAGAGTTAGTAAACGCGTAGCATGCAACGGACCGCCTCAACCGATTTCCATTGGCGACGTCGAACTCTGCATCATGCCAAATGCCAATGGAAACGCAGCACACGCAACTCTCAATCAATTAAGCTATCGGATCGTGTCGCGGTGACGCGAAGATTGATCAACAAGAATGCGGCAACGACGTGTGCAGAGGCAAATCATGACCCCAAGACTGTTTCACCTGCTGGCGACTGTGTTGGGCGTATTCGGCATAATGATGGCAAGCACGTCGAGCGGCGAGCAGCCAAACGTGATCGTCGTGATGACCGACGATCAGGGCTACGGCGACTTAAGTTGCCACGGCAATCCGATTCTAGAAACGCCGAATATTGACAAGCTCTACGCCGAGTCAGTGCGGATGACGGACTTTCACGTCAGTCCGTTTTGCACGCCGACGCGAGCGGCATTGATGACAGGGCGATATCCGGGCCGCACTGGTGCGTATCGAACTAGCAGTGGACGAACCCTGATGCATACCGACGAACGGACCATCGCGAACATATTTTCCGATGCTGGATACGTTACGGGAATGGTTGGCAAATGGCATCTTGGCGACAACGCGCCGCATCGACCGCAGGACCGTGGCTTTCAAGATGTCGTCTGGCATCGCTGTGGCGGTGTTGGGCAGGCGTCTGACCATTGGGGCAACGATTATTTCGATGATACGTACGAGCGAAACGGTCAGTTCGAAAAGTTCGAAGGCTACTGCACCGACGTCTGGTTTCGCGAATCGCTCCGCTTCATCGAACAGAACCGTACCAAGCCGTTCTTTCTGTATCTCGCCACCAATGCTCCGCACGGACCCTACCGAGTGGATCCCAAGTGGGCCGCTCCCTACCAAGACAAGGCGAAATGGGGAAACGGTGCGAACTTCTATGGCATGATCGCAAACTTCGATCACAACCTGGGCGAACTGCGCCGGAAACTTGACGAGCTTGACTTAGCCGACAACACAATCCTGATTTACATGACCGACAACGGCACAGCGGCCGGTGGAAAGTTCCAAACGCTGGACTCGGAAGCCATTGAGGGTTTTAACGCCGGCATGCGTGGCAAAAAGTCATCGGTGTACGACGGCGGCCATCGAGTCCCGTTCTTTATCCATTGGCCAGCCGCAAAGTTGAGGGGCGGCCGTGACGTTAAGTCTTTGGCAGCGCACATTGACGTTATGCCGACTCTGGCCGAATTGTGCGACGTCGATATACCAGCGAATCACCACTCGGATGGCATTTCGTTTGCCAAACAACTAACCGACACGAATGCGCCGGCGGATCGCGATCACGTGATCGTTCAGTTTCAAGGCGGAGCCTACTTTCACCATGCTCCTCAGCCCTGGGCCGACACTTGCATCATTCAAAAGAACTGGCGTCTGATCAATAGAGACGAACTCTATGACATCAGCACCGATCCGGCTCAGCAGAACAACGTCGCGACGAATCACCCAGCCGTAGTGAAACAAATGCGAGACCTCTATCAGCCGTTTTGGGATTCCGTTTCACCTCGCATGTCGCCGGTTCGCATCGACATCGGTAATCCCACCGACAATCCTACCGTGCTTTGTTCACAAGACTGGTACATGCAAAGTGGAAACCCGCCCTGGAACTTTGGTTCGATTTCGAAGCTGCCAAAAACAACCGGTCCTTGGATGGTCAACGTCAAGACCGCCGGACGTTACCGTCTGACTCTACGGCAGCTACCCAAAGAAGCAAACGCGGTACTCAAAGCCGTTCGCGCCAAGGTTGTGATCGCCGGTCATGAAACATCAGTCGAGGTCGAAAGCGGCAGCAAAGCCGCCGTCATCGAGCTGGACTTACCAGCCGGGCCAACCGAATTGCTGACGTATCTGTATGACGAGAACGACAAATTTGGCGGAGCCTATTTTACGGAGGTTGAACGGCTTACATCCGAAATCGCCACGGTAGGGAAGCCGTATGACGGAAGCTGGAAGTCACTGCAAAAGATGCCGGTACCGGCGTGGTTTGATGACGGCAAGATCGGCGTATTCATCCACTGGGGACCGTACAGTGTCATCGGCTACCGCCAGGGAGGACGTGGCTATGCCGAGCACGTTCCCAAGCAACTCTATTCAGCGCAAGATCATTACTACCCCTACATGCAAAATCGCTGGGGCGCGACGCCGCCAGAGTTTGGCTACAAGGACATCATTCCCGAATTCAAAGCCGAAAACTGGGATCCCGATGCGTGGGCAAAGCTGTTTGCGGATGTCGGTTTTAGATACTGCGTGATGACGGCCGAGCATCACGATGGCTGGGCAAACTGGGACTCGGATCTGACGCCCTGGAACGCGGTGGACAAGGGACCGAAACGGGACTTGGTCGGCGATCTGGGAAAAGCACTGACGAAGCAGGGACTGAAATTCGCACCCTCCTATCACCGGGAACGCCATGCTTCCTTTTTCGGCAAAAAGCTCTACATGGTGAACGTGGAACCTCAGGATGATATTGCCGAAGAAATCCGGCGTGTTCCCGAAGCGGCCTCGTTGTATGGACCGTTCGGAATCGACAAAGAGTTTGTCGACGATTACGTCGCACGTTGGAAAGAAATTCAGACGAAGTACAAGCCTGACTTTTTGTGGATCGACGATATTCCCATCTGGACACGTGACGGAAACCAAGTGCTTGCTGGCCAGGCGAAACCTGAGGTGCAATATTTCTATGATCAGTGTCGACTGATGATCACCGATTTCATGAACGATGGCGCAGCACGAGGTGCCGAGGTTTACGTCAACAACAAAGGCGGTAATCGGAACTGGCCCGCAGGAGTCGGATGTCTAGAAAAAGACAATCTCAAACTCCATGTGATTGGACCAAAATGGGAAAGTTGCACGACCTTTGGAACGTCATTCGGTTACCTGGAAGGTGACAAATACAAAACGATCGAAAGCGTTATCCATGAGATGGTCGAAGTGATCAGTCGCAACGGAAACTTTCTCGTCAACATCGGGCCAAAGGCGGACGGCACAATTCCAGAGCCTCAAATGGAACGTCTGATGGCGATGAAGAGTTGGCTGACGGTCAACGGTCCAGCCATCTATGGTTCCCGCTATTGGAAGGATAGTGAGCAACAAGATGAGCATCTGGCTTTTACAACCAACGGGAAAAAGCTGTACGCAATCAAACTTAAAGAACCCAAGGCACCGTTTGTCATCACAGGCACAGCAGGCTGGGACTCTGAAAAAATTGAGTCCGTTCGCCTGCTCGGATCAGACGCCAGCGTGGTTTCGCAGATGACGTCCGCTGGTCTACGAATCACACCGCCCGCGGATTTGGGACACAGTGATCATGCGTGGACGTTCGAAATCATGACCGATGAAGACCAGCATCATCCGAATGTCATCGTTCACGATGCGGACAGCGCACTCGAGGGAACTAAAGCCGTCGATCTGGAAGGACGTGACGCCACGAGCGCGCAAACGCATCCGCCACTGAAACCATATGTGATCCCGGGTGCTAGTGTCATCATCGAAAATGCACCAAGCCCCGCGGAGTTCCGAAAGCTACCGGTTCCGGGCGCATCCAACCGCACGGTCACCGCCAGTCCACAAACCAGTAATGATCCGCTCGACTCACTGACCGACGGAAAGGTTGCCGCAGGAATCGGACCGGTCTTCAAAAACGGTATTCATCACGGAATCTACAAAATGGATTTGGGTGCCGCAAAACCAGTCTCGGCCATTTCAGCTTGGTCGTACAACCGAGCCCGAGTGCGGGGCGCGCAAAAGCTAACTCTCTACGGCAGTGACTCAGTCAAAGATCCCGGCTGGGATCTGAGTCAACTCACACCGCTAGGCACGGTCGACACCGGCAAATCAACGACCGACTATACCGCAACTTCACTGCGCGCTGCGGAAGACGAATCGCTGGGAAAATTTCGCTGGATCGTGTGGGCCGTTTCGCCGGTCACCTCAACGGGCGGCGGAGAAAACACGGCCTTCCAAGAGCTGAATGTCGCAGTGCAAGATCCAACAACAAACGAATAACTGGTCCAAGAAGAATCAGATTCGTGCTGGATCTTCCGCGACCATATTCGACGACATGCGAGCCGCACCAGACCATGACTTTGTCCTTTTAACCATCGAATGCATGACAGGGAAATGAAACACATCGTTAAAACCATTTCGTTCGCAGGATTTGTCGTCGGCCTACTCTCCAGCACGTTGTACTCCGCTGAGAAGCCCAACGTCGTCATCATCTTTGCCGATGACCTCGGCTACGGTGACCTCGGTTGCTATGGAGCGACCAAGCTGAAGACACCGAACATTGATCAGCTTGCCGCAGATGGCAGGCGTTTTACCGACGCACACTCAGCGTCGGCGGTGTGCACGCCGTCGCGTTACGCTTTGTTGACAGGCGAATATCCGCACCGAACGAAGTTAACCAAACCCGTTTTCTTAAAGAGCGGTTTGGTTGTCGATCCGGAGAAACAGACCTTGGCCGATGTGATGAAAGATGCGGGCTATGCCACCGCCTGCATTGGCAAATGGCATTTGGGTTTTGGCGAGGAGACCCCAGATTGGAACGGCGACCTGATTCCTGGTCCGCTAGAGCTTGGCTTTGATTACTACTATGGCGTGCCTACGGTGAACAGTCACCCGCCATTTGTTTATGTCGAAAACCATAACGTCGTGGGACTCCTGCCCGATGATCCGTTTGTCTATCGCCAGAAGGCAAAGACCCAAACGATCCATGAAAAGATGCACATCGGCGATATCGGCGGTGCCGATGCCGCCCATGCACTTTACGACGACTATCAGGTCGGCACGCATCTGACGAAAAAAGCTGTCGATTGGATTAAACAGCAAGATGAAGACCCTTTCTTTCTGTATTTAGCGACTACCAACATCCATCACCCCTTCACGCCGGCGGCCCAATTCCAAGGAACCAGTCAGTGTGGACTCTATGGCGACTTCGTACATGAACTCGACTGGATCGTCGGCGAGATCAACAAGACGCTCGAAGCGCGAGGCGTCGCCAACAATACGCTGATCATTTTCACCAGCGACAACGGCGGCATGTTCAATGTGACCGGACAAAACGCTTGGGATTCGGGACACCATCTAAACGGTGAACTGCTCGGCTTCAAGTTCGGCGCATGGGAGGGTGGACACCGCGTCCCGTTTATCGCGAAGTGGCCAGGCAAGATCAAGGCGGGATCGGTGTCCTCGCAGTTGATTTGCAATGTCGACATGGTCGCAACGATGTCGACACTAACCGGTGTCGAGGTTCGCAGCGATCAAGCGATCGACAGCGTGAATGTGCTGCCCGCCCTCACCGGAGATGTGTCAGACGCCATTCGTGACCACGCTGTTCTGGCCGCGAGTAAACCCGGCTTCCTCGCGATCCGCAAAGGCAAATGGATGTTTATCAGCGGCCAAGGGAGCGGTGGTTTTGGTGGAAACAAGCGAGGTAGCCACAACTTTGGCGGCCCTGCTGCAGTGACCTATGCGGGATACACCAACAGCGATATTGCCAACGGAAAAGTCAAGCCAGGTTCGCCGCCCGCACAGCTTTACGATTTAGAGAACGACCTGAAACAAACTCGAAATTTGTATAACGACCACCCCGAAGTCGTACAGGAAATGCAGGCGCTACTGAAGACCTATCAGGATGGCCCCAAACCTGCGCAGAAGAAATAGACAGCGCTAAGCATTCGTTCAGGATTTCATCAATGATTGAATCGAAAGAGGTCGAGCCATGATGAAATGTAGTTTTGTTTCGGCAAAGTATTTACGTGTCGGACTCACGAGACTTGTCACGCTTTGTGTGCTGGGTCTAACGATGTCGCCTGGCTTGGCGGATGACCCGATCGAAGTTCGTGTGCTTAGCTACAACATTCATCATGGCGAAGGCGTTGATCGCAAAATTGATCTTGCTCGCATCGCTCGTGTTGTCGCGTCGGTGAATGCAGACATCGTTGCGTTGCAGGAAGTCGACCAGAATGTCAAACGCTCTGGTGGGGTGGACCAACCGGCTGAATTGGCCAAGTTAACAGCGATGAGCGTTGTTTTTGGCGGAAACATCTCGCTGCAAGACGGTCACTATGGCAACGCGATCCTGTCACGCTGGCCAATCGCCGAACACGTCAATCGACTTCTACCAAATCTCAATAGTGGCGAACAACGCGGCGTGATCCAAGCTTACGTCCAGACGCCAATCACCAAGACACCGCTGATGATTTTGGCGACGCATTTCGATCATCGCTCTGACGGTTCGGAGCGTTTTGCATCAGCGCAGGCAATCAACGAACTGGTAATGAAACATCCCCAAAGCCCAGCGATTCTGGCGGGCGATTTGAATGACGGTCCGGATAGCAAAACATTGCTGGAACTAAAGCGGCACTGGACCGCCAGCAGTGAAAAACCGATGCCAACCATTCCTGTTGCAAAGCCAACCAAGCAGATTGACTTTGTACTTTTTCATCCCAAAGAGCGTTGGAGCGTTCATGAGACAACAGTACTCGACGAGGCGGTCGCTTCGGACCATCGTGCCATTCTAACAGTGTTGAGATTCCAGGAAGAACAGAAGCAATAGAGTTTTCGATTGTGTTCTGCGTGTAAATATTTTCCGGTCTGATCGTTCCGTGTGCCAATGCCGACGACTTAGTTAACGTCACTTGCAGCGAATCCTTCACTAACCATTTGCAGAGTGTCTGTGTTGATGAAGACACAATTTTCGGGAGCTTCACAACGACCTTAGTGAAAACGGATCGCAGCGGCAAGCAGCTTGCAAGCGTGTCTGTCGCGAACCAGCGGCGAAGAAGTAGTGAAAGTGCACTTTCATCTTTCGTTGTCAGTCACTCGGGATCGCGGGCCGATCATTGTCATCAGCTTCGCAATCTTCTAAGGCTCGAAAGTCTCAGTTGCTACGGACCGATCAGTGAGCTATCAACTGCTCTGATCGCGGCTACCCAAACATTTAACTCAGCACCTTGCTTCTTGGAATTACTCTAGAAGCAATTCCAACCGACGCACGTAAGTGAAAACTGTTCGCCCCGGAGGACCATGCCACCGATTATAAAGCGGGATCGGCGAAACCGTATTTGGTTTAGTGGACTGACTGGTTACGGATCGTCGTTTGCTGGTGTTTGAAGCAATCGACCGGTCTGCGAAACTCCTGGCACGGGTAAACGAGAAATCAGTCTTCATCAACGGCCAGAATCCGTGAGATCGTGTCTGATGTCAGCCTCCCTGGTTTCCGAAGGACGACGCACAACACTTGGCACGCTTGGTTGTGATTGACAATGCGACTATCGCGAGAGACCTTGGTATTCGTTGGATGGCCAGAATCCCAATTTGAAAAATTCAGTATTCGGTTTCTGCATACGCCTACCGTTGCGCAGATGAAACTCAGCACAAGCAGTCAACCACGCATGAATCGATACGAGTTCTTAAAAATTTCGACAGGGATCATTGGCGGGCTGACCATTCCCGGTGTCTGGGGAGCTACCACTTGCGCCGCGGAAACACCACCGGCCGAACGTGTTGGATTGGACGACTTCTATCTAATGAGGGGCCTCAATGCACTGGCGAGATCTCATCAGATGAGCGCGATGGCTGGGCATCTTGGGGCGTCCTTGGTTGCCGGTTACTTCCTTGGGAAGCAGCGTCCGAATCTCGAATCGGAAGTTTACGACGGAATCCAAGGCGATCTCGATCGGGTGATGGCGGGGGAATCGGTGTTCGGGTCGAAGATGGCGAAGAATTCGAAGATCGCTGATTCCGAGCTATTTGAAGCCTTTCCGAAGGAGAAACCGAACGAAAGCTTGATCGACGGCATCGCCGAAGCGCTCGAGAAAAACATCAAGACGCCACGAGAGTCGGGGCACAACGTGATTTTCGCCTCCATCGCTATTCATGCGCTCAAAGAACGCCCGGATTTGGCGACCCCATCGATCGTCGACGGCATCCGCAAGCTGATTGGCCTTTTCGACAACGCCCACCCAGGAAGTGGTTACTACGGAAAGACGAAGGGCCGAATCAAAGGAAATAAGATCACTCTTCCGGAGCTGGATGATGAGTTGCCCCCGTACACGGATGTGAAGGGAATGGTCGAGGTCGTGCTCGAGGAGATCATCAACCAGGACCCGAAAGTCCATGTGCAGGGTTACGGAGGTCTGGTGCACGTCAACAACCACGCCGCCGCAATCACCGACCTCGCGCAATATGGCTACCCCGAACTTGTGCCAGCGGCGATCGCGTCACACCACCAGCACCTGCGACTGTGGCGAAATCTGCCAAACGTCGCCGATGAATTTGGACCGTCGCCCTATGCAGAATTCAATCCGTACACTTCCGCCTACTGGACTTCCGGCAAGGTCTCCTATGACCACGCGCTGCTGACACACCGAGTGAAAACCATGTTCGGTTTTGACGAGCTAGCCGAAGCCATCGACGACGATCGGAAGGAAAATCGGGCTTACGACAAGCTGCGTTACATGATGTAGTTCGCGAACCCAGGGAATCGCTAGTACCTGACAAGACGTCGATCATAAGTGCATGAAGTTGAATAAACCGACATCTCGACAGGAATCAGTTTGGACGCAGAGCTGACTGGAACCGAAGCAACTTTGGCGAGCGCGCACTAAAGATCGACACCGATATAGAAAAATGAATCGGTGTTTCCATCGTGCTTGGTACAGATAGTTTTTTATTTGCGCGCCCATCCGCATTGCGGATCTCTAGCGTCACGCCAAGATGTCGTGGATGACGTTTCCATGGACGTCGGCGAAGCGGAAGTCTCGGCCGGATTATCGGTAGTTTAGCTTTTCGTGCTCAAGGCCGAGTGCGTGCATCATCGTGGCGTCGAGCTCGTGGACGCTGGTTGGATTCTCTTCGACCTTCTAGCCAAATTCGTCGGTTGATCCCTAGGCAGTGCCTCCGTTGATGCCGCCGCCGGCCAACCAGACGCTGAATCCATAGTGGCTGTGGTCGCGTCCTAACTACGATGCGTCTGCGCCGGTCAGTTCCACCGTCGGCGTGCGTCCGAATTCGCCACCCCACACGACCAACGTCCACTTTGAATTGTCGACTTGGCTAAGAATCGCAACATTCCGGTTTCCCAAACGCACGCAGCGAATCGCGAGCTGGGAACTGACGCCTGCATCGAGTCGAACGAAACGAACAGAGTTCCTTCAAAGTCTGTCATTCCCCGGCGTTACCGATGGCTACTTCTTTTTCTTTTTGCCGCCGGACAACGTTGACTTCGCTGGCTTTGTTGGTTGCCTGTCCTTTTGGGGAAGCTGATCACGATGCAGCTTAAGAATTTGCAGATGATCAGGTGAGTCGACGACGTTGGTCCATTCGTAGGGATCGATTCGGTGGTCGTAAAGTTCTTCGCTTCCATCGGCATATCGGATGTACCGCCAATCCTTTGATCGCACAGCGTGATTCTTGTAACCATGAGTCGTTATTGCGACGGACGGTCGAGCAACTTGAGGGTCCCGCAACATCATTGCGATGCTCTTTCCTTCGACATGATCAGGGATGGGTATCCCGGTCAACTCACAAAGCGTCGGGTAGATCGTCATGAAGTCCACTGTCTCATCGCATCGTGTTGCTGGTTGTGTCACTCCCGGTGCAATCCAAATCAGCGGTGCTCGGGTTTCTTCTTCCCAAAGCGCAAACTTGCGCCAATGTTGTTTTTCGCCAAAGCTCCAACCATGATCGCCCCACAGCACGATGATTGTGTTTTCGGCAATCGGGCTTTTGTCCAGCCCATCGATTAAGCGTCCAATGTTCATATCCAAATAAGCAACAGTTGCTAAGTAAGACTGAATCGCATCTTTCCAACGGCCCGATTTCAAGAACCGAGCGTGGTCGCCATTTGCGCCCGCCATTTTGATGCCGGCTGGTGAAAGATCATCGAGGTCGTCTTCTCGGTGGGGCGGCAATTCGATTTCGTCAATCGGAAACATGTCGTAGTATTTCCGCGGAACCGCAAAGGGTAAGTGCGGTTTGTGCAATCCACAGGCTAGGAAGAGCGGCTTATCGTGCGGCTGATTCATTTGTTCGACGCACCAATCAACGATGTGGTAATCCGAAATGTCTTCGTCCACTAAATCGTGCACTAACGGCTCATGAAAACCTTCGTCTTTCCCCACGCCTTTCCCAGTGGCTGAAACTCCGCCGCGAGGCATGTATTCAGACCATTCTGATTCGTAGTACGAATCGCTGTGATAAATCTTCCCGGAACCGGCAACGTGATACCCAGCGTTCATGAACTGTTTGCTGAGTCCGAGACCTTCGTCAATGTGTTGCTTCCAAGGATTTGCATTGAGGTAGCAAGCTGTGTTCCATGGACGCAGTCCTGACATCAACGCGGCGCGGGCCGGATTGCAAGCCGGAACGGCACAGTGAGCTTGGTGGAATGCGACCCCACGAGCGGCCAAGCGATCAAGGTTCGGCGTCTTGGCTTGGGAATTGCGGCCCATGTAGCCGACCCAATGATTCAAATCGTCGACTGCAATAAACAGGACGTTGGGCCGATTCGTGTCCGGTCCGTCCTCGGCACGAACTTCGTGACTGCAAATCGCAAGGGCGATGAACGCGATCGTACTGGCTCGAACAAACGTTTTCTTCAACATGGCGGACACCGAAGGTGGGGTAGTAAGGGGCATAGTCCAGCGACAGGATTCTACATTCTAACAACGACCGTTTCATCGTTGGTTGGGGCCGCAGAGAATCATCGGCTACGATTAGATGCCGTCCGCTCAAATTTCGGCTAGCAAAAGTCGTTAGCGGTTTGTCGGTTAAGTGAGTCCTGACGCGCAAGAGAACGTCCGGCATGGGATATTCAGTTTATACCGTTCTTTAAGAATGCGAATTCACTCTCGCTCGAGAGAGTCGATCCTAGGCTTGGAGTGCGCGGTCAGGGACTCGAAAAGGGACAGGCAATGGTTGGAGGAAAGCAAGGCCGTTCCCTACCGGCCAAAACTCTGCGTAGCCGATTGGTGAAACCGGCCCTATGTGCTGTTCGCAACGTATAGTACTGTCCTGACGTCATCTGTCTTTGACGTTGCCAAATTGAAATCGACAAAGCAATGAATCAGCCAAACGAAATCGTCCCCGGAATCAAGATCGACTCGACCGGCCACGCGATGGTCGACTCTTCCATGCAAGATATCCTGTTCGATCTCGCGTTGGCTTTGGAAGCACCGACCAATTTGCCGGTTGACATGCAGCACGTCGTCGCTGCTTTGATGCTTGCCAGTCGTGACGGACATGTCAATGCCGAGACTGCCATCCGAGCCGACGACGCAACTTTGATTGAAACGTTGGTGCCCTACGTGAAGTCCGTTTTCCAAGTGTTCGGTGGAGAACTTGGTGCAAGCTAAAATCGGACAAACAACGATTGCAGTCAGCGATGGGAACGCTAGTATCCGTCCGCAGTCTAACGTAAAACTTGGTACCGCCGCAGACACTCAGTGACAAACAACCACCAGGAATGCTGGTAGGAAGTAGACGCGAACCGCACTGAGTGACATAACGCTATTCGATGCAAACAGGCACTGATCAAAAATTTTGGCTCGGTGGTTTTATGAGCGTCAACTAGCAACGCCTAATGTTGCCACATTCCGCCGATGTCGTAAACGAAAGAAGAGACACTGATCATGGACCGTCGTACATTCATAGCCGCATCAGCTTCAACCTTGACAGTACCAGCGATTGGCTTCGGGCATGGGACAGACAAACTACGCGTTGGGGTGATTGGGCATACGGGCCGAGGCGATTACGGTCATGGCTTAGATACGGTCTGGCTGCGCATACCGGAAACGGAAATCGTTTGCGTTGCCGACGCAAATAGCGCGGGACTCGCAGGGGCCGCGAAGAAACTGCAAGTTGACAATAGCTTTACTAACTATCGCAAGATGTTGACCGAAGTGACGCCGAGTATCGTCGCCGTTTGTCCTCGCCAGCCAGATCAACATCGCGACATGATTCTTGCGGCAATTGATAGCGGAGCAAGAGGAATCTACGTCGAAAAGCCCTTTTGTCGAACACCGGCGGAAGCAGACGAAATCATCGCGGCTTGCGACAAACGCGACGCCAAGCTCGCGGTAGCCCATCGCAATCGGTACCATCCCACACTACAAGCTATCGAC
The Rubripirellula reticaptiva DNA segment above includes these coding regions:
- a CDS encoding alpha-L-fucosidase; translated protein: MTPRLFHLLATVLGVFGIMMASTSSGEQPNVIVVMTDDQGYGDLSCHGNPILETPNIDKLYAESVRMTDFHVSPFCTPTRAALMTGRYPGRTGAYRTSSGRTLMHTDERTIANIFSDAGYVTGMVGKWHLGDNAPHRPQDRGFQDVVWHRCGGVGQASDHWGNDYFDDTYERNGQFEKFEGYCTDVWFRESLRFIEQNRTKPFFLYLATNAPHGPYRVDPKWAAPYQDKAKWGNGANFYGMIANFDHNLGELRRKLDELDLADNTILIYMTDNGTAAGGKFQTLDSEAIEGFNAGMRGKKSSVYDGGHRVPFFIHWPAAKLRGGRDVKSLAAHIDVMPTLAELCDVDIPANHHSDGISFAKQLTDTNAPADRDHVIVQFQGGAYFHHAPQPWADTCIIQKNWRLINRDELYDISTDPAQQNNVATNHPAVVKQMRDLYQPFWDSVSPRMSPVRIDIGNPTDNPTVLCSQDWYMQSGNPPWNFGSISKLPKTTGPWMVNVKTAGRYRLTLRQLPKEANAVLKAVRAKVVIAGHETSVEVESGSKAAVIELDLPAGPTELLTYLYDENDKFGGAYFTEVERLTSEIATVGKPYDGSWKSLQKMPVPAWFDDGKIGVFIHWGPYSVIGYRQGGRGYAEHVPKQLYSAQDHYYPYMQNRWGATPPEFGYKDIIPEFKAENWDPDAWAKLFADVGFRYCVMTAEHHDGWANWDSDLTPWNAVDKGPKRDLVGDLGKALTKQGLKFAPSYHRERHASFFGKKLYMVNVEPQDDIAEEIRRVPEAASLYGPFGIDKEFVDDYVARWKEIQTKYKPDFLWIDDIPIWTRDGNQVLAGQAKPEVQYFYDQCRLMITDFMNDGAARGAEVYVNNKGGNRNWPAGVGCLEKDNLKLHVIGPKWESCTTFGTSFGYLEGDKYKTIESVIHEMVEVISRNGNFLVNIGPKADGTIPEPQMERLMAMKSWLTVNGPAIYGSRYWKDSEQQDEHLAFTTNGKKLYAIKLKEPKAPFVITGTAGWDSEKIESVRLLGSDASVVSQMTSAGLRITPPADLGHSDHAWTFEIMTDEDQHHPNVIVHDADSALEGTKAVDLEGRDATSAQTHPPLKPYVIPGASVIIENAPSPAEFRKLPVPGASNRTVTASPQTSNDPLDSLTDGKVAAGIGPVFKNGIHHGIYKMDLGAAKPVSAISAWSYNRARVRGAQKLTLYGSDSVKDPGWDLSQLTPLGTVDTGKSTTDYTATSLRAAEDESLGKFRWIVWAVSPVTSTGGGENTAFQELNVAVQDPTTNE
- a CDS encoding sulfatase family protein, with the translated sequence MKHIVKTISFAGFVVGLLSSTLYSAEKPNVVIIFADDLGYGDLGCYGATKLKTPNIDQLAADGRRFTDAHSASAVCTPSRYALLTGEYPHRTKLTKPVFLKSGLVVDPEKQTLADVMKDAGYATACIGKWHLGFGEETPDWNGDLIPGPLELGFDYYYGVPTVNSHPPFVYVENHNVVGLLPDDPFVYRQKAKTQTIHEKMHIGDIGGADAAHALYDDYQVGTHLTKKAVDWIKQQDEDPFFLYLATTNIHHPFTPAAQFQGTSQCGLYGDFVHELDWIVGEINKTLEARGVANNTLIIFTSDNGGMFNVTGQNAWDSGHHLNGELLGFKFGAWEGGHRVPFIAKWPGKIKAGSVSSQLICNVDMVATMSTLTGVEVRSDQAIDSVNVLPALTGDVSDAIRDHAVLAASKPGFLAIRKGKWMFISGQGSGGFGGNKRGSHNFGGPAAVTYAGYTNSDIANGKVKPGSPPAQLYDLENDLKQTRNLYNDHPEVVQEMQALLKTYQDGPKPAQKK
- a CDS encoding endonuclease/exonuclease/phosphatase family protein, whose protein sequence is MMKCSFVSAKYLRVGLTRLVTLCVLGLTMSPGLADDPIEVRVLSYNIHHGEGVDRKIDLARIARVVASVNADIVALQEVDQNVKRSGGVDQPAELAKLTAMSVVFGGNISLQDGHYGNAILSRWPIAEHVNRLLPNLNSGEQRGVIQAYVQTPITKTPLMILATHFDHRSDGSERFASAQAINELVMKHPQSPAILAGDLNDGPDSKTLLELKRHWTASSEKPMPTIPVAKPTKQIDFVLFHPKERWSVHETTVLDEAVASDHRAILTVLRFQEEQKQ
- a CDS encoding DUF1501 domain-containing protein → MRLGNRNVAILSQVDNSKWTLVVWGGEFGRTPTVELTGADAS
- a CDS encoding sulfatase, translating into MLKKTFVRASTIAFIALAICSHEVRAEDGPDTNRPNVLFIAVDDLNHWVGYMGRNSQAKTPNLDRLAARGVAFHQAHCAVPACNPARAALMSGLRPWNTACYLNANPWKQHIDEGLGLSKQFMNAGYHVAGSGKIYHSDSYYESEWSEYMPRGGVSATGKGVGKDEGFHEPLVHDLVDEDISDYHIVDWCVEQMNQPHDKPLFLACGLHKPHLPFAVPRKYYDMFPIDEIELPPHREDDLDDLSPAGIKMAGANGDHARFLKSGRWKDAIQSYLATVAYLDMNIGRLIDGLDKSPIAENTIIVLWGDHGWSFGEKQHWRKFALWEEETRAPLIWIAPGVTQPATRCDETVDFMTIYPTLCELTGIPIPDHVEGKSIAMMLRDPQVARPSVAITTHGYKNHAVRSKDWRYIRYADGSEELYDHRIDPYEWTNVVDSPDHLQILKLHRDQLPQKDRQPTKPAKSTLSGGKKKKK